The Saliniradius amylolyticus DNA segment CAGTGTGATAACGTGAATATGGTCACCTGTGGTGGACAAGCCACAATCCCCATGGTCGCGGCCGTTAGCCAGATACAGAACGTGGATTATGCTGAGATTATTGCCACTGTATCCAGCCGTTCGGTCGGACCGGGAACCCGCCAGAATATTGATGAGTTTACGCGCACCACTGCATCCGCCATAGAGTCTGTCGGTAAGGCCAACAAAGGCAAGGCGATTATTATCATCAACCCTGCCGAGCCACCTCTGATTATGCGCGACACGGTTCATTGCTTATGTACCGGTGCACCCGACCAACAGGCTATTACAGAGTCGGTTCATGCCATGCTGAGTAAAGTGCAAGCCTATGTGCCCGGATACCGGTTAAAAAATGGTCCGGTTTTTGACGGCAATAAGGTTTCTATCTATCTGGAGGTTGAGGGCCAGGGCGATTTCTTACCTCATTACGCCGGAAACCTGGACATTATGACCGCGGCCGCCCTGCACACCGCAGAACTCATCGCCCAGCAAGCCCTGGCTTAAGGAGACAGACTATGAAGTTAAACAATATCCCAGTTACCTTGCACGATATGAGTCTGCGCGATGGCATGCATGCCAAGCGCCATCAAATCAGTCTTGAGCAAATGGTCAGTATTGCTAAAGGCCTCGACGAAGCAGGCATGCCCTTGATCGAGGTCACTCACGGTGACGGTTTGGGCGGTAATTCTTTGAACTATGGCTTTGCGGCTCATAGTGATGAGGCCTATTTGAGTGCCGTGATACCCGAACTGAAGCAGGCGAAAGTATCTGCTCTTCTGTTACCGGGCATCGGTACCGTTGATCATCTGAGGATGGCTCATGACTTTGGCGTCAGCACTATCCGGGTGGCCACCCACTGCACCGAGGCGGATGTCTCTCAGCAACACATTGGCTTGTCAGCAGAACTCGGACTGGACACTGTCGGATTTCTGATGATGGCTCATATGGTCAGTGCAGAAACACTGGTGGAGCAAGCCAAGCTCATGGAGTCGTACGGAGCAAATTGCATCTACTGTACCGATTCAGCAGGCTACATGTTGCCCGATGAGGTTACCGCCAAGATTGACTTGATGCGCCAGCACCTCAAACCTGAGACTCAGATTGGCTTTCACGGACATCATAACCTTGCAATGGGTGTTGCTAACTCACTGGCCGCTATTGAGGCTGGCGCGGCCCGCATTGATGGTTCCGCCGCAGGACTGGGAGCGGGAGCCGGCAATACACCGCTGGAAGTACTAGTTGCCGTTCTGGAACGCATGGGGGCCATTCATGGCATCGACCTCTATAAAATTATGGATGTCGCCGAAGATTTGATCACTCCCATGATGGACCAACCCATTCGAGTCGATCGTGATTCCTTGACTCTCGGTTACGCCGGTGTTTACTCCTCGTTCCTGCTGTTTGCCAAACGCGCGGAAGCAAAGTATGGCGTGAGTGCCCGAGATATACTGGTCGAGCTGGGTAAGCGAGGGACAGTCGGCGGTCAGGAAGATATGATCGAAGACCTCGCTCTGGATATGGCTAAAGCTCGTTAGTCCCAAAGTTTCATAGCCCTGACAGGTTAGCATCGGCCGACCTGTCAGCGGCTCTCGCTTCACCCCCCCTCCTCCTTCCATATTTACCTAAACCAGACAGACGCCAAGCGCCATAAACAACGCCGCCCCACAGAGTCACATCAAACTGGCAAGCCCTTTCACTTGCACCACACTGCAAACTCACGACACGACTCCCCATTAAGGTGGTGGCCACGTCGTTATAGGCACGCATCTCTATGAAATAAGCCAAAAGGTGAAAGGAAAGACGATTAGCAGGCAGTGTTGGCCTAGGCATTCGGGAACAATAAAAAAGCCGGTTCTACAACCGGCTAATAGTTAAGTTGACGGATCCGAGCTACTCAGGTCGCGGTGGCCACGCCGATTCAGGTGCTGCCAAGTGCGGAGTCCCTAGCAGCGGGCTAGACAAGGCATAGAAACCATGATTTGTGAATAACCAGAACAGATTTCGATCGTATTCCACATGCACTGCATGGGAGAGATTGCCCATGGCGTAATCGACTACCTTGTCCGGCTCAAAGGGTGGCACAAAGTAGGCCGCAATTTCCGGCTTGTCTGGATTAGACACGTCATAGACCTGTAAACCAGCATTGTAGAAATTAAACGGTAAAATTCCCTGCTTAGCCGTGCCCGGTTGGTGGTACGCACCTGTGCGCTTAGGTCCAAAACTGCCCCGGCGCTGACAAAAGTCTGTGAATGCTGCACCCTCTGGAGGCTGAGGACGCGGCATCACGCCTTTTTCCACGGGATTAGTCGGGTTACTCACATCAATGATGTGAATATCCTTATAGGGCTCGTAGCAATCTTCATTCAGCGGATAGCCACTGAAGTAAACCAGCCCCGTCTCTTCTACCTGAGATACATCAATGAAGTCGCCCTCAGTGCCGGCAATATTAGGAGGAAATTTTAAGCTTCCCACTACACGCATGTCCGTGGGGTCGCTGATGTCCACCACGTGAAAGCCCAAGCCGCCCATGGCTGCATAACCGTAGCGGGAATCTTTGCCTGGCAGGAATAAGGGCATACGCGCCCCCATCCAGGAAGTACGGTTTCCTGCCCGAGCATCGGCCTTGAACACCGCCTCATGCTCAGGATCCCCGATGATTTGGCCAGGCACCGACAGCATATCCAAAAAGCGAGGGTTGGCGGGATCTGTCATATCCCAAGCTTGGTATCCGGCGCTGTAGAGGTCATTTGGATACTCGGTCAGGCCGTAGCGCTCGTCCGGCGCGGCAGCCACGTACATAATGCCATCACCATAGTAAGCGGGTATATCTCTGACGCCCGAGCCTTGTTGCTCACCCACTGGTGCATCGGGATGTAACACATCCGTTGTGCGTTCGGCCAGTAAGGTCCATTGATCTGGCAGTGGGCCCTTCATTTCATAAACTTTAAACCCTTTTAAGTGCGGGCTATTGCGAATGGCTTCCACCTTGTCAGGTTGGCGATATTTATCTCTTAACAAGCCAAAACGACGGACCTCATAGGCCTGAACCATCACATAATGCTGTCGTGATTCACTCCATTGAATAGAAGCTGCTCCCATCATTTCATCTTCCGGATAAGGGTTAACTTCCTCACCGGGGCCCTCTGCCCCCCAAGTGTGCCCCTTGGTGTGCAATAGCTCGACATTCTTGGGGTCTGTAATATCGAATACTTTCATATCCCCGCGCACATATTGATAGAGATAACGCCTGCCATCAAAGTCAACCATGTTCTGCCAGGTATGGAACGGCTCTACCGTTATCGGGTAATAAGCTTCCACTTTCATGTTATGGATATAAGTTTCTGTATCCCAATAGTCTAACTGCCCTTCAAAGGGGTGTTTGTCGTGCGACTCAGGCGTAGCTGTAGGATGCTTAAAGCTGCCATCTGGCTGCATACCATAGCTCCCCGAGGCAGGAGGGTTAGGCGTGCGATCATTCGCCATCGCTGCCTGCGCCTTAACCATTGGGTCTTTAATATTCACCGGGGTGTCTTTACTGATATCCCAAGGACTGGCATGAGCAAGCCCTTGCAGACTCATTGCCACTCCCAAAGCAAGACTTGCTCGTTTTATTGATTTCATAAATGACTCCTAACAACTTGCCAGTTGACCGTTTTTAAGAAGTTATAGATTGAAGAATTCAGCGGCATTATTCGCCAGAATGCGAGATTTTACCGGCTCGCTGAGTTCTGGATGGGTCTTCACTAGTTCACCTATCACT contains these protein-coding regions:
- a CDS encoding acetaldehyde dehydrogenase (acetylating): MQQKINAVIIGPGNIGTDLLYKALRSQHINPVLMVGVDASSEGLKRAKKLGLEVATNGLAEATQQLQALNVKIAFDATSAYAHRGNAKLLAELGIKAVDLTPAAMGPFCVPSVNLQELDPAQCDNVNMVTCGGQATIPMVAAVSQIQNVDYAEIIATVSSRSVGPGTRQNIDEFTRTTASAIESVGKANKGKAIIIINPAEPPLIMRDTVHCLCTGAPDQQAITESVHAMLSKVQAYVPGYRLKNGPVFDGNKVSIYLEVEGQGDFLPHYAGNLDIMTAAALHTAELIAQQALA
- the dmpG gene encoding 4-hydroxy-2-oxovalerate aldolase; this translates as MKLNNIPVTLHDMSLRDGMHAKRHQISLEQMVSIAKGLDEAGMPLIEVTHGDGLGGNSLNYGFAAHSDEAYLSAVIPELKQAKVSALLLPGIGTVDHLRMAHDFGVSTIRVATHCTEADVSQQHIGLSAELGLDTVGFLMMAHMVSAETLVEQAKLMESYGANCIYCTDSAGYMLPDEVTAKIDLMRQHLKPETQIGFHGHHNLAMGVANSLAAIEAGAARIDGSAAGLGAGAGNTPLEVLVAVLERMGAIHGIDLYKIMDVAEDLITPMMDQPIRVDRDSLTLGYAGVYSSFLLFAKRAEAKYGVSARDILVELGKRGTVGGQEDMIEDLALDMAKAR